The DNA region TCAACTGTATCAATAAAATACAGATTAAAGGCAAATATTTAACATACTTTGGGTGCTGCCGCTTTTTTGGGTTTTGCCGCCGGCTTTGGAGCAGCAGGTCTctgcaaaaaataaataagacAGTAATTAGGGTAAGTAACACACGAGTTTGCAATACAAAGAAATGTACAGATTCTAAAGTAGCCTGTTTCAACGGTACTACTTACAGATGACAAACGTGCTGAACGTCTTGCAGGCTGAAAAAAAGAAACACATTTTACAAATCTAACCATAATGACTCAGCTACTACTATAATGATCCACTTTAAACAAACTACAACTTTTAAAGCATGACGAAGCCTTCATAAATAAAGCTTATATAGATGTATCAGCAAATGATCATTCATAAGCaaatgtcatgctttataaagggtttcAAAAGAGTAATGCCACATTTGGCAAAGCACCAACCTTTCTGTATATAACTGTGTTTACAAATGATCTGTGAAGCACTTATAGACCAAATTGCTCATGAAGACTTTATGTATCTCCTATTCAGCCTTTATAAGTTGTAGTTCGGTTAAAGTGTGAAAATTATAACGAATACACTAGTTAACAGTTTATAATTAATATTGCCCTAATTGTGAACATTTGTATGCATACCTCATCGCCCTTGGTAGCACTCTGAAAACAGAAGGAAAAAAAGCAGAAGAAAAATGTTTAGAAACTGGGAGGAAATTAATTCCTAAAGCAAATGTTAAATAGgtgtaataataaataaatacagtgaATGTATCGGACAGTACTGTATATGTCTGGGTAGTACAGCATAGGTACTTTTCAAAAAGTAAGGTAACTGGAGTGGATGTTATGTCCATTGTTGCCCTCTCTTATTCTATGGAAGGGCCCTTTGATCAAAATGAAGCATCACATCCCCAGAGAACATGCTGGGCTGTTGTATAATGTATATTTTTTGCATAACGCATTACATACAccacagtgagtgagtgagccaTACATTTTTGATGACATACATTTCCGCTGTTCTAGGCTCTTACTTAGAAGGAATTCCCGCTCATATTCAAATTCAAATCGGTCCTGTCACAAGTCGGGCGCGCTTGGCACTTCCTTTGTTTTGCGTCAATTCGCGCCAGACAGCCGTCAACAAGATGAAGTTCGCGCTCAATAAATCTACCTAGCAACATTATTTCGACGAAGTCCAAGCGGCTAAAGATGCAGCGACGTGGTTTTTTATGATAACTTTTTGAGGTTCAACGATAAACCCAATAGAAAAAATGTCATTGAAAAGCACCCGCGCATATGCTGCTTGGACATTCACATTAGAGATGCTCCCTAATGTTGGCTATGCAAAGATGGCAGCCTGATGTTGAAATTTGCAGGGCAGGGGCAAATTACTGAAGTTTAACGTTAACAACTCTAGCTAAATGTTAGTTGAAAAAAAAATGCATTGGCAAGGAATTACTATTTGCTGGTAAAGTAGAGGATTTCATAAGATTGCATTTTTAAGTGTTGCTTCGTGTGCAAACTATTGAAAAACGACCAAGCATCTTTTCCCACCAATTTTTGTGGCTCACGGATTCAAGGCTGCCTGAACATGAATAGAAAATGAGACACCAAAAAGCTCGCAGGCAGCACATTGAACTACACAAATTAATAGTTAAATCTTTATAATATGTATGAAATACATCAGTTGAGCCCGGCGAGCTGCTGCACAACTTCCAAGAAACACCAAGCGCGTGATGCACAAATCGTACTTAGCTTGAGTGCATGGACTCGTCATAGGTATGGTCAATGTAAAGGACGAATAACCTTAATAAATATGGCTAATATCTTTACACCTTATTTCTTATGTAATTGTCTTTTTTTATACGGTTTCTTTGATATATTGATGACTGCGTTGAGAGGATGACCCGTTTTGCCGCCATTTCTAAACGACGACATACAGTACTGATGAAGAGACCAAATGCAATTTTAAACGGGCAAGATGCaagcaaaaaaaaatacaaatatatttgttAGCTGGAGAAGTAAAGCATTCCTTACCTTTCTTTTAGGCATGTTGATGATTGTTCGGGAATTGCAACAAaattaaaaatgttttttttctgtgaGTTGTTGGCTTCTCACTAAGCTCTTCTAGCCACGTTAGCAATGCAACAATGGTGAATGTAAAATAATGACAGAATGTAAAATATAAGATAGAAACCGGTTTGAACCAGTTTTTATATTTTGAAGTCAGACATTGGATGAAAACAGAATCACGTGCTTGTGGGCGTCTCCATTTTCTTAAAGAGATAGTGCATGAGAAATACCACCGCTGTAAGGAGGTGGCGTTCTCTCTGCAGGATCTGcagcaaagacagtacagtatgaagataggccgaaactgcttctccaatagaaatccccgattaCGCTTGtaggcgacgttggctagctgaACTCATGCGCAGAAACAAGTCATCAGGTCTAAGGGTCGTCTCGCGccaaactgcgcatgtgcaggccgtcaaatcaaaggcacccCTTCGATAtgttgtttttgacgaaaatgaaaacgtgtcagtttgtcaatttcacgaggttggagtaacaACGTTTAACTACTTAATACATTGGCTCGTATACAGGTTGTGCCTACATTTCGagaaattaacaactaaggaagaatgtttcacttctctcattaCCTTCTTTAACCCCAAACCCCGGTCTTGTCTGCTTGATCtgcttcgcaagcgttcccggcAGTCTCGAGACGTTGCGCCTCTGGGTTAAACTTTGTGTCTGCAGTGTACATCACACCTTCACAAGATACAAAATAAAACATCCTGGTAAAAAAAGTTTCCTATGTTACAAATCATCCATTTGGATGAACTATTTGTTATGAATCTAAGTAACGCAATGTACATTAAACTAAATTAACAATCACGTTTATTCTGCAAGATAAAGAAACATGGTAAAAATTTAGTTTTCATGTTTTACATGTCAAATATGGGCATCCATGACCATAAAACAGTTATTGCACAATGACATTCATTGAGAATTTTACTTGACCAGTCCagcacacatacactatatatacaaaagtatgtggacaccttcaaattagtggatttggctatttcagccacaccccttgctgacaggtgtatacaaatttaacacaccgccatgcaatctccataggacaaaacattggcagtagaatggccttactgaagagctcagtgactttcaacgttgcaACGTCGTaagacgtaaatgtaaatgtaggatgccacctttccaacaggtcagttcgccaaatttctaccctgctagagctgccctggtcaactgtaagtgctgttattgtgaagtggatagtcgaggagcaacaacggctcacgaatcacgcttcaccatctggcagtcggacgatcgaatctgggtttggcggatgccaggagaacgctacctgccccaatgcatagtgccaactgtaaagtttggaggaataatggtctggggctgtttttcatggttcgggctaggtcccttagttccagtgaagggaaatcttacaatgacattctagacgattctgtgcttccaactttgtggcaacagtttggggaaggccctttactgtttcaCCATGACAATGCATTTGATGgacacattttacagaacaacttACAACTATTAGCTATTGACCAGACGTATCTTTTTATTAGACTTTGATCAGACTTCTCTTTTAGACTACACACATAAATATCCCACATACAGCCCCATAGGGGTAAAATCACTCATACAAAATAAGAAGTTTCAAACCACTCAGCCctttagggaagaggagagattGGATTGCTCCCCCAATTCAAGATGGGGAGCATTGTGTTCCCCTCATTCCCTCTTTATGCGAGAGCAGCTTGGCTGGTTAAGTCAGTAAGGAAGGAGTCTCTCTTGTGCTGGAGTGCACCAAGGAAGTCCTGAACCCGTTCCTCTCGGCTGGCAGTGTAGTTTAGCAGTGCTTCCTGTCTCTTCTGGGCATCCAGGGGCTTTCCATTGCCGTTGTGCTGTAGGAGGTCTGCTACACCGGCCCGGTCTGCCTCATGCTGCTGTAGggtctgtccctctctgtgtTGATCTCTGGCTTTCTGCAACACATACATTGGGATCAGTCACTCAAGCAGATCACAGTGATCCATACAACACAGTAGTTTATTACAGGTATTCAGATGATCCTGCTAATGAATTCTCACTCAATGCTGGAAATGCAACTTGAAATAATGTGCCAAACATTTGTGGCAAAAGTGCACTCACGTTTAAAGGTTGGGTAAATATCGTACGGTGGAATGTATGTGGGGGATGaatgaaggagagacagagagatagatcaTACCTGAAGAGGTCTGTGATTGAGCTGATACTGCAGAATGGCATCACACAGGTTCCAGAAGGAGTACTCTGGCCACAGGACTGACTGGAACACTAAGCAGGAGTGGGACGTCTGCAGGATAGCACAGACAAAAAATATTACATTTCTGTCTGCAGCGTTCTATAAACATTGCACCCCACTGAATAATCCCCATGGGTAACACCAGACAGCCTACATTTACAAAGAACAAGTCACGAGGTAGTGGGAGAGGCAGCTAAACCAGAGCATCCACTGTATGTCACTGAAGTCACTGAACAGGAAGTAGGCCTTGTCCTTACCAAAGAGGATGCTTGGCATGAGGCTAATCTCGTTAGCATTCAACGTCACGCTGGTAACAGTTAACCACCTTAGTAAGGAGTGTCTTTGTCCTTACCTGCCACAGCAGGAAGTCACTGAGTCGCACCTCTCCAGACGTGCGAATGAGCAGGTCAGGATTGGGAGAGTTACTGCTGTACAGACACTGACTCAGCAGGGCCTCCGACACATCACTGGATACAACAACCGAGACAAGACAATAGAAACGAGCAGAAAATAAATTGATTAACTGCCAATTCAGAAAATAAATCTTGATCTGTGATAATGCAAATTGAACAATTATATTTGAGAGGGCCATGAGTGCACACTTATCTCTGTTGAAGTAGTTTACCTGGATTTGATAagtccctgctccacgccccAAGCCATCTCTCTGACGGCATTAGCGATTTCATGTCTTGAGGTGTAGGCAAAGCACACATTCAGAAAGCATCTGTTGGCAAAAGAAGTTGGGTCGTTAATAAGAAGCCACTCTAGAAGACATCTTAGATGACTGAACTGAAGCTCATGTGTTGTTTTATGCATAGAGAGATTGCATTGCATTATAAACAACTGCAGTCCAGCATCTGCAATAAACCTAGATGCATTTGTCAAAGCTGCAATGTTTTTCAGATGGCTGCACACCAGCTCACAGCCACCTAAGAGAAGTGAGAAGCAGCAGGATGATGAGGTGGCGGTGCCTACTTGTTATGAGTCCTGGTAGCCACCACAGCCCGGGCTATGTGCTGCTGCAGGTCCAGAGGCAGTAGAGTCAGGTCTCCCAGCACCCGGATGCACACCCCATGCTTCTCCAGATTCTCCCTGGATTGGAACAAGACATGGGCAATTCATGGTTTCTGTTATCTGGCAATTGCTGGCTTTAGGTcaacaataaaaaaatgaaaagctgataaATAAAACTGTTGCTGGCCAAAATAActgggagaaaaaaaatcaaattgtaaaataattgatgtaaatacatttgacagTCATGCTTATatgtctataggttaatttgcataatttagaggaattaaattaattaattaattttgaGAGGGATTTCTCCTGCAGCTACTCAACTGGTTGCTGCTGGAGTAATACGTGCTTTTATAAGCCCATtcattgcgcaacaattctaaatgcaatcgcgtgaaaaaataataataattggtgcACAATTAAAAAGAGCTACTATATTTGtctttctcaactggtaattgaagagCGCCTCTCATTCACCATTTAGGTGCAGGCAACAGGCTATCAGCGCATCAACATGTAAGCTGGAgccagtatgcattttgaaaacatactgaAATTATTAGAAATCTGCATgctttacttcatattatgaggcatgtcttaccttgcttcaaagtagcctataggaAAAATCCGACCATGGAAAcctggaggcaattattttacaAATACTTCATAGGCAGCGCGTGATTTTTAAGTTTGGgaaagcttacaatttatccaaccatttctaccgatctgccaATTATGATTTTCAAGAGTTTCATTTAAATAATAACGTTTTCGTTtttcaaaatcattgtcacgtggttaatcatacaaatctgaattaaaatgatacaaatctaaaagtttaAATTCATCTAATGCGAGAGCACCAGAacctgccatatggacacattgatacaccgtgATCCATTGGCGGCTGAAGAAATGAGCGTTGAACTCATAGCCGCATTGCCTATAGGCAATGCAGCAGTATGCCTATAACTTCAATTGTCAACAGTAAAAATACATATTCGACAAATGAAAACATTAAATATGATAAATTCAGGTTCTTTCAAATCACATTAATCTCTCTACTCAGACTCTCCTGCCTCGCTTTCCATCTTCTTGATTTGAGCTATCGCTATTGTAAAGTGCAACATGTCTGGGCCGGAAGCTTTCGCTAGTGAACTTGCAACATCtttatcaactagcctattccagGCCCTTAGAGTTTCGCGCGCTAGTGAGCTCCGGGACAGAGCTGTTTTTGCCTAAGGGAAAAGTGTTCGGGTATTTTATTAAgtttccactggatatatgggCTCATCCGATCATAATACTCTGGTCTTTCACACCGAtgcttggtgattatcgagggggagattgttggaaagatttttcaaatactgtgAGGAACTATAGTTTTAATAGGCTAGATTATCTTTTGCAATAGATGTTTAAAAAAACAGACTTCGTTGACTTTCCTACATTTCCGTACTTCTATGCGTGCTCAGGCGCGCACGCTCCCTCAACATtaacaggacagagaaaccagacacatgctaATCGCTCACATTGagcaaacaaaagacaatgaaaaatTAACAAAACTCGTAAATTATGGtgatgaaataaaccaaaacatgtttctcacaagtgtagcaagttgtgaactctgcaaacaacgtttccactccgaGAATTTGAACGGTAAATGACTAATTAATACATGCAGTAACAGGAactaatgtaaccaaatgacaggGATTAACGGTATatttactactggtgacatacacggtgtatacaaaacattatgaacacctgctctttccatgacagactgaccaagtgaatccagaTTAAAGTTATAATCCCTTATTgaagtcacttgttaaatccacttcaatcagtgtagatgaatgggaggagacaggttaaataaggatttttttgcaactcaatattaggaaggtgttcctaatgtttggtattctCAGTGTACATATGTAATGGGAGAATTGATAAGAATAAACAATcaaaagggcaaacaattcacacaatgaatgggcaagaatTGATGGGAGACAGTTGAGCCATTCTGGAAAGAGACTTGCCTATATCTTCGACACATACCTCCCCTTATTCTTGTGTCAACATTTtaaaattatactcaagacacttTTCCTTCATAAATATTTTAGGTGCTTTTCACCGACAGCCacaactcaataatcagctaggcctattgccacgcGCGTGCTGCCCAAATAGACAAAGGCCTACgagcttgtgatttgaaacaatccacagcaaaAAAAATTAAGAAGATAATGATCCTCaattcctctgtggctaagtcatgcttcTGGCAAATAATTGTTAATGATTTTCTGTATAGATAGAAGTAGTTATATAAATGTATTTCATTTGACTTCCCTAGTCATACCTTTAGTATGTTGGCTAAGAGCTTCTCAAGGACTTTCAATTCACCTTCCTTtatgccatttctctcctgttctattggttcatACTTTCTTTCGTTGTTCAGAAGCCAAAGGCTCAATCCTAGTCTATTAAAAACCCATCcgagttgttgcatctttagattccccctctttctacAGTACGTTTCTATGGGAGATTTtaatctctgtcacatatggCACCACTCATCAGAtacgctgtttagaatggtgttttcctgcgaattccattttggcaaatgtttgaaaattacgttttattggctgcttcattacaggagttgcatATTCTGTTAAAATGAATTACCATAATcgaaatgtgatttctgtcattctgagcaccatgGGTGGATGCCCTAATGGTTTACGCACCCAATACATATGGGtccggtacatttctcaaattGCCTGTAAATTTAAATCTTCCTGGTCACGTTGTCCGGCGCCAAGTGAAACCCTGTGCCAAGTGTATTACTGAAACATCCTCCTTGTCGAGTTTTTCAATTAAAGTGTCTGTAAAACATCTGCCTTGAGCACTTTTAGCTTTTCTCCCAGTCCTTCTGTGACTGGGGAAAGAAAACCCTTAATTTAGCAGGTAGCTATGCTGCTTTGTCTTCCCACACCTATGCATCTTTAATGGCAGCACTCTGGCTCTGTTCTAACACTCACTGTTCATCTAGCAGTCTGATGAACTTCTGCTTGGCCAGCTCCATCAGGCCGTCCACCTCGTCTTTAGACCGCTTGAAGTTCTCGATGCTGAAGGCGTACACTGTGACCTCATGGATGTTCAGGTTCAGGCACCAGCGTAGTGTCTAAAGGAAGGAGCCACCAAGGTTGATCATCAGTAAAGCCAACATTAAAGTAGTATGTATTTCTAATGTATTTGGTGACAGCCCTatacaaatacattttatgatGGTAATGGTGAAGGATATGGTTGAAGTGCAGTTGCCTACTTTTCTAAGACAATGTGAATGCTCATGCAAAAGGGTAAGTGTGAATGAGAACAACTATGATAGAAAGAACAATAACTACATCATGACCTGGGAACCTCACCTCTGCCAGTTTGTCAAAAccctgtgtgtgtccctcctGGCGCTCCACCTGACGCTTGCGGGCGTAGCGCCGGTTGCCATCCATGATAAAGGCCACATGTTTGGGCATCGGGCCAGCCTGGGAGAGACcaaggaggggtggatggattccATAGAGATAGAACCATATTACATATCAGAAAAATGTGGTTGtgattaattaattcaaatatcCTCAGAAGGGATGCATTTGCACATAGATAGTCATACCTTCAGTATGTTGGCTGAGAGCTTCTCAATGAGGTTCAATTCACCTTCCCTTATCCACGACATATTCAAACTCTGACACCCCTGTGGAGATGCATCATAGATGCATGCATTACATCTTATTACATACATTAGAGATACATATAAACAGATACCTATAAACAAGCAATTTATTAACAAGGTTAGCCGTTACGCTTGTTTGACAAATTCAGCAGTCCCTGGTTTGTATAGCCATGAGCTGCATTAGACACAGTAGTGAGAGGTATGTAGCATAGTTACATATAGAGCATAGGCCTAGTTCAGTGGGGTGCATCAACAAACGTAATGGCAGTGCATTCATTGACAGTTAGTAGGATAAGGTCTTCAGAGGCCACTACTTTCTAGTCTTGAACTGTGCTACAGGAGCCTGTTACCACATACCAGACATACAGTGaggtctgaaattattgacacccttgataaagatgagcagaaatgactgtgtaaaataaataattcaaatactgagatATATTATATGCTCAAAAatattgggaaattatattattttatactaatacaattgctcagagagagagagattttgtttAATAAGTTTCTTCTCAAAAAAGGtaagggtcaaaattattgacaccccagTTTTGAAATACCTCAACTTGTGAGGATAATGGCACAGAGCCTTttttggagaacacattgggagggatcttagaccattcctccat from Coregonus clupeaformis isolate EN_2021a unplaced genomic scaffold, ASM2061545v1 scaf1051, whole genome shotgun sequence includes:
- the dhdds gene encoding dehydrodolichyl diphosphate synthase complex subunit DHDDS translates to MSWIREGELNLIEKLSANILKAGPMPKHVAFIMDGNRRYARKRQVERQEGHTQGFDKLAETLRWCLNLNIHEVTVYAFSIENFKRSKDEVDGLMELAKQKFIRLLDEQENLEKHGVCIRVLGDLTLLPLDLQQHIARAVVATRTHNKCFLNVCFAYTSRHEIANAVREMAWGVEQGLIKSSDVSEALLSQCLYSSNSPNPDLLIRTSGEVRLSDFLLWQTSHSCLVFQSVLWPEYSFWNLCDAILQYQLNHRPLQKARDQHREGQTLQQHEADRAGVADLLQHNGNGKPLDAQKRQEALLNYTASREERVQDFLGALQHKRDSFLTDLTSQAALA